GGACAGACCCTGCCATTCTTTTTTGGGTCCGTAAAGGAGGGAGACAATGGCTGCCAAACTGATCAAAGGCGCTGAAGTGGCCAAGGAAATCCGGGCCGAATTGCAGCAGGAAGTTCAGCAGATGAAGGAAAAGCATGGGGTCGAACCCGGACTCGTGACCATCCTGGTCGGAGAAAATCCGGCGTCCCAAAGCTATGTCCGAGCCAAGCAAAAGGCCGCCCACGATCTGGGCTTCTATTCCGTCCAGGACAACCAGCCGGCGGATCTGAGCGAAGAGAAACTGCTGGCCCTCATCGATCAGTACAACAAGGACCCTAAGATCGACGGCATCCTGGTTCAGCTCCCGCTCCCCAAGCATATCGACGAAAACAAGATCCTCTACGCCATCGATCCTGGAAAAGATGTGGACGCCTTTCATCCGTTCAACGTGGGCAAACTCATGATCGGCCAGCCTGACTACCTCCCCTGCACCCCGGCGGGTATCCAGGAGCTTCTGGTCCGCTCCGGAACGGAAACCTCGGGTGCGGAAGTGGTGGTGGTGGGCCGGTCGAACATCGTCGGGAAGCCCATCGCGGTGATGCTCATGCAGAAAGGCAAGGGCGCCAATGCCACGGTGACCGTATGCCACACGCGGACCAGGGACGTTCAGTTCCACACCAAGCGGGCCGATATCCTCATCGTGGCCGCGGGCGTTACGGAATACGTTAAAGGAAGCTGGGTGAAGCCCGGTGCGGTGGTGATCGACGTGGGGGTGAACGAAGTGGGGAAGACCGCCGACGGCAAGCGCATCCTCAAGGGCGACGTGGCTTTCGATGAAGTGGCCGAGGTGGCCAGTGCCATCACACCGGTCCCCGGCGGTGTGGGCCCTATGACCATCACCATGCTGATGAAAAACACCGTCCGCGCGTGTAAAGTGCACCACAACATCAAAGACTGACCGGGCGGCGGCCCTGCAAGAAAGAGCTTGTCCAAAAAACAAGCTAATAAAAGTCGGGCACTGAGGCTCCTTGTTCCTGTAGGAGCGGCCTTGGCCGCGACCCGTAAAACCGGCAATGCCCCGTTGACCCTGATCGCTGAAGCTTGGGAACAAGGTCAAAAAATCCCCCTTTTCCCCCTCCCCTTAATCTCCTCCCACAAGGGGAGGGGAAATAGAATTCCTCTCGTTCGCAAGCTCCGGCTTGGGAACGCCTCAAGGGAAAAAAACGGAAACTCAATTCCCAGAAAGGACGAAGGGCCGATCGATGGCAGCAAAAGGGGCGGGGAGTTCCAACTCCCCGCCCCTTTTGTCGAGAGGGTTACCTCGGGGACGGTGCCCGGCTCACCCTTTCACAGGGCTCGGACCCAGAGCTCGGATCTTTTCGACCATCTCCAAGGCCGCTTCGATGAAAAGCTGCCCTTTTCCGGCCGACATGTTGTAGAGGGCCACGCGCTCGGTTTCCATGCCCAGCTCGGCAAGGATGCCCTGAACCTGTTTCACTTTTTTCTGCGCCTTCTCGACCCCGTGCTTGAATTGGCAGCTGTCGGGCTGACATCCGGCCACGTAGACCCCGTCGGCCCCGGATTCGAGCGCCTTGAGGATGTGCAGGGTGTCGAGACGGCCGGTGCAGGGCAACTGGATGATCCGGACGTTTTCGGGAAGATGAAGCCCCATCTTCTCGGAAACCTGCGCCGCCGCGGAAGCGCAGTTCGAGCAGCAGAATGCGACGATTTTCGGTTCAAATTGGCTCATGGATGAACTCCTTATGGCGTCTGACATGCCTCAGGGAATCTAGTTGGCCAGCTTTCCGAAGAGCGAACCGGCCACGGCGGCGATCTGATCGTCGCTGAGTCGCCTGAAGGAAATGGCTTTAGCCGGACATTCGCTCACGCACATCCCGCATCCCTGGCACAATCCGGGATCGATGTAGGCCGCACCCTGGGAGCTGTCGATGAAGGGGATATTGAAGGGGCAGGTGCGGACGCAGGTGAGGCAGACGGCGCACTTGTCGGGGTTCACTTCCGCGACCGCTCCGCCCACCAGCACGCTCGTTCGGTTGAGCACCCGCATGGCGCGGCCCGCCGCCGCCCAGCCTTCGGCAAGCGCTTCCTCCACCGGTTTGGGACCCAGGGCGAGCCCCGCAAAGTAGACGCCTTCCGTTTCACCATCCACCGGGCGCATCTTGGCCGGGCTTTCCTTGAAGAAGCCGTCCTCGTTCACGGTCACCTTGTAAATTTTTGCCAGGGAATCGGGCGCTTCCGGGAGGATGGCCGTCTGGAGCGAGATGAAATCGGGCTTCAAGATGAGTTCGCGGCCGAGGATCGGGTCCAGCACCGTCACCTGGAGTCCACCGTTGGTGACTTGGACGGACGGTTTGCGGTCCAGGTCGAATCGGACGAAGAGTACGCCTTTTTCCCGCGCTTCCTTGTAGAGGGATTCCCTTTCGCCGAAGGTGCGCACCTCGCGGTAAAGGACATAGACGTCCATGCCAGGATGGCGGGTTTTCAGGTCGACGGCCGCTCGGACGGCGAAGGTGCAGCAAAGCCGACTGCAGTAAGGCCGCTCGGGCTCCCGCGACCCGACGCATTGGATGAAGACGCCGCAGGCGGCATCGGCAAAAGCATTGGGATCATCGATGAGCTTCTTGGCAAAATCCGACCAACGATAGATTTCCGGGTGTTCACCGTAGGCGTATTCGGTGGGTATCAAGGGATGACCACCTGTGGCGAGAATCACCGCGCCGTGATGCACTTCGATCGTTTCGCCGTTGCTTTGAATCTTGGAGGTGTAGTGGCCCGCGAATCCCTTGGCGTCCAGCACCTGGGCGCCGGTCAAAACCCGGATGTTGGGGGTGGATTCCACGCGCGAAATCAGGTCCTTGAGATAAGCCTGAACCGATGCTCCGGTCCAGGTGGATTTCACCTTATGAGCGTGCCCACCCAATCGGTCGTTCTTTTCAACCAGGGTGACGGGGACGTCCTGTTCGGCGAGGGCAAGCGC
This is a stretch of genomic DNA from Desulfoglaeba alkanexedens ALDC. It encodes these proteins:
- a CDS encoding bifunctional 5,10-methylenetetrahydrofolate dehydrogenase/5,10-methenyltetrahydrofolate cyclohydrolase is translated as MAAKLIKGAEVAKEIRAELQQEVQQMKEKHGVEPGLVTILVGENPASQSYVRAKQKAAHDLGFYSVQDNQPADLSEEKLLALIDQYNKDPKIDGILVQLPLPKHIDENKILYAIDPGKDVDAFHPFNVGKLMIGQPDYLPCTPAGIQELLVRSGTETSGAEVVVVGRSNIVGKPIAVMLMQKGKGANATVTVCHTRTRDVQFHTKRADILIVAAGVTEYVKGSWVKPGAVVIDVGVNEVGKTADGKRILKGDVAFDEVAEVASAITPVPGGVGPMTITMLMKNTVRACKVHHNIKD
- a CDS encoding hydrogenase iron-sulfur subunit — protein: MSQFEPKIVAFCCSNCASAAAQVSEKMGLHLPENVRIIQLPCTGRLDTLHILKALESGADGVYVAGCQPDSCQFKHGVEKAQKKVKQVQGILAELGMETERVALYNMSAGKGQLFIEAALEMVEKIRALGPSPVKG